A genomic region of Candidatus Delongbacteria bacterium contains the following coding sequences:
- a CDS encoding beta-lactamase family protein produces the protein MNTIKLILSLLVMLLVSSCKNSINGDKDLFVIEPEIFYHQETTNLDINEVLNPSSIVLNDSISDLLNEITDNFLSTTNSEGIGISVNFKDSYPWNSYRGFSDSEKSISVDSSTQFHTASCGKLIMSTLIFSLIENEQLSLDDQIIKWFPNEKLFKDVTIDHLLSHTSGIVTYEILKKFNNGIRIWSEEELVELVVSEQNKKLFTPGSAFHYSNTGYVLLGIIARKVTGKSVSEIFEQNIKSKVGLIDIYYLDDDNCNSFITASFDLYGDYIIPVSSNYVTAPHGAGAFSSTPTELTNFFNKLLSGEILNSESLIKLLSNLRLCERNDSVEVFYGRGIRLIKILVPGKEASYIGHAGQFTGFGFKTNLFHCIENHVSISIMTNNEITTDPLMFKLAEAFK, from the coding sequence TCGTAATTGAGCCTGAAATTTTTTATCATCAAGAAACTACTAATCTTGACATAAATGAAGTTTTGAATCCCAGCTCGATTGTTCTAAATGATTCAATATCAGATTTGCTAAATGAAATCACTGATAATTTTCTATCCACAACAAATTCAGAAGGAATTGGTATTTCTGTCAACTTCAAGGATAGTTACCCTTGGAATAGCTATCGAGGTTTCTCTGATTCAGAGAAAAGCATTAGTGTTGATTCCTCTACTCAATTTCATACTGCTAGTTGTGGAAAATTGATTATGTCTACTTTAATATTCTCATTAATCGAAAATGAGCAACTATCTTTAGATGATCAGATAATTAAATGGTTTCCAAATGAGAAGTTGTTTAAAGATGTTACTATTGATCATCTTCTCTCTCATACTTCTGGGATTGTTACTTATGAAATTTTAAAAAAATTCAATAATGGCATTAGAATTTGGAGTGAAGAGGAACTCGTTGAACTTGTTGTATCAGAACAAAATAAAAAGTTGTTCACACCAGGCTCTGCATTTCATTATTCGAACACTGGTTATGTACTACTTGGCATCATTGCGAGAAAAGTTACAGGAAAATCAGTGAGTGAGATTTTCGAACAAAATATTAAATCAAAAGTAGGTTTAATCGATATATACTATTTAGATGACGATAACTGTAATAGTTTTATTACTGCAAGTTTTGATCTATACGGTGATTATATAATTCCAGTAAGCTCAAATTATGTAACGGCACCTCATGGTGCTGGTGCTTTTTCAAGCACTCCGACAGAGCTTACTAACTTTTTTAACAAGCTATTATCTGGTGAGATTTTGAATTCAGAATCATTGATAAAACTCTTATCAAATCTAAGACTATGCGAAAGAAATGATAGTGTTGAAGTTTTTTATGGAAGGGGTATCAGGTTAATCAAGATTTTAGTTCCTGGTAAAGAAGCAAGCTACATCGGACATGCTGGACAATTTACAGGATTTGGATTTAAAACAAATTTATTTCATTGTATTGAAAATCATGTTTCAATATCAATAATGACTAATAATGAAATCACAACCGATCCTCTAATGTTTAAATTAGCTGAAGCATTTAAATAA
- a CDS encoding OsmC family protein, giving the protein MDKSRELTAKIKLVNDKLHFSGSVDSNDPISIDYISPIGDDLGYTSLELLLLSLSSCVGSSILVILRKMHKSIAGLEINTTGLRNENHPTCFHTINLDLNLRSPNTSFEELNKVISLSEETYCPVWAMLKGNVEIKINSEIISS; this is encoded by the coding sequence ATGGATAAATCAAGAGAGTTAACCGCAAAAATAAAGCTAGTAAACGACAAGCTTCATTTTTCAGGTAGTGTAGATTCGAACGATCCAATTTCAATTGACTATATATCACCAATTGGAGATGATTTGGGTTATACTTCGTTAGAATTATTACTTCTAAGTTTATCATCTTGCGTTGGAAGTTCAATTTTGGTGATTTTACGTAAAATGCATAAAAGCATTGCTGGATTGGAAATAAATACTACTGGACTAAGAAATGAGAATCATCCGACATGTTTTCACACGATAAATTTAGATTTAAATCTTCGATCACCAAACACTTCATTCGAGGAATTAAATAAAGTAATATCACTTTCTGAAGAGACATATTGTCCCGTTTGGGCTATGTTGAAAGGCAATGTAGAAATAAAGATAAATTCAGAGATTATATCATCTTAG
- a CDS encoding MerR family transcriptional regulator: MKSDFKKYTIGEVSKMTGVQIKTLQRWVDKKYEGMAITSSEKRAKKNAEKNQQLIEIEIDDKGYRFFTRKDIEKILVINLYRDIGMSYEDIRLILNDEVKFRDSLILHQKRLRKIIDHNEKNLRDIKSILRFEKDEDQFIAIQELSQRISPITFENLDLTKKNITKPVLLENFVWNDEGALKSCLDFLGIDITNQWLLGPSLFVLNIHEDVIYDGMEKWYDGYTGRMDKLKRDLGIHEIKITANKIDPYFRQNQKIAFDEVKEAINNNFPVYAWELENCEYYIINGYSETGYFYSGPDCPPVSGPKHYEDLADSNWGWLEVHIVHPGSSSSNIIYLKEVIEIVLDHSKNLPYWIQNGFKSGLEAYDLWIEGIVNNRADFKGVASNISFWTNRRKQAISFLIEADNKTENFFHKIFVDLINLYNLIYNEFLQMEYSLLNTDEAIYQLNDKIKDDLISGLGKLRKLEESAYSCFEKLLVKVNSNILPPFNFTLKNEKKDHYSLERLNYDLFNKYRIDLNESEENYLLKRLNDTFSHILVLTKNSIYKGFISGKIKKDKINNSIAYGHIDNISFDEELNKEEILKNAISKMKEFFVNNEAKEIFLDSKICKQIDFVDFGFEEYNIRYRLRLDNDA, from the coding sequence TTGAAATCAGACTTTAAGAAATATACGATAGGGGAAGTTTCAAAGATGACCGGAGTGCAAATTAAAACTTTGCAAAGATGGGTAGATAAAAAGTATGAAGGTATGGCGATCACTTCATCTGAAAAAAGGGCTAAGAAAAATGCCGAAAAAAATCAGCAATTAATAGAGATTGAAATTGACGACAAAGGGTATAGATTTTTCACAAGAAAGGATATTGAAAAAATTCTGGTAATTAATTTGTACCGAGATATTGGTATGAGTTATGAAGATATACGATTAATTTTAAATGATGAAGTAAAGTTTAGGGATAGTTTAATTTTACATCAAAAAAGATTAAGGAAAATAATTGATCATAATGAAAAGAATTTAAGAGATATAAAATCAATATTACGCTTTGAAAAGGATGAAGATCAATTTATTGCCATTCAAGAGTTAAGCCAACGTATATCTCCTATTACATTTGAAAATCTTGATTTGACAAAGAAAAATATTACAAAACCAGTGCTTCTAGAAAATTTTGTATGGAATGATGAGGGTGCTCTAAAATCGTGTTTGGATTTTCTTGGGATAGATATAACCAACCAATGGCTTCTTGGTCCTTCTCTATTTGTTTTAAATATTCATGAAGATGTGATCTATGACGGAATGGAAAAATGGTATGATGGATACACTGGTAGAATGGATAAATTAAAAAGAGATTTAGGAATCCATGAGATTAAAATTACAGCCAATAAAATTGATCCGTATTTTAGACAAAATCAGAAAATTGCATTTGATGAAGTAAAGGAAGCTATCAATAACAATTTCCCAGTTTATGCGTGGGAACTTGAAAACTGCGAATACTATATAATTAATGGCTATTCTGAAACAGGATATTTCTACTCAGGCCCAGATTGTCCGCCTGTCAGTGGTCCAAAACATTATGAAGACTTAGCTGATAGTAATTGGGGGTGGCTGGAAGTCCACATAGTTCATCCAGGTTCATCGAGTTCAAATATAATTTATTTAAAAGAAGTGATTGAGATTGTACTCGATCATAGTAAAAATTTACCTTATTGGATTCAAAATGGTTTTAAATCGGGATTGGAAGCTTACGACCTGTGGATAGAAGGAATTGTTAATAATAGAGCTGACTTTAAAGGAGTTGCCTCGAATATTTCATTCTGGACAAATAGAAGAAAGCAGGCTATTAGTTTTCTAATTGAAGCCGACAATAAAACTGAAAATTTCTTTCATAAAATTTTTGTAGATTTAATAAATCTATACAATTTGATTTATAATGAATTTTTGCAGATGGAATATAGTTTACTCAATACAGATGAGGCTATTTACCAATTGAATGATAAGATCAAAGATGATTTAATTTCTGGGCTTGGGAAATTAAGGAAATTGGAGGAAAGTGCGTATAGTTGTTTTGAGAAACTGCTAGTGAAGGTAAATTCTAATATATTGCCTCCATTTAACTTTACACTTAAAAATGAAAAAAAAGACCACTACTCATTAGAGAGGTTAAATTATGATCTGTTTAATAAATACAGAATAGATTTAAACGAAAGTGAAGAGAACTACCTGTTAAAGAGATTGAATGACACCTTTTCACATATTCTGGTTTTAACTAAAAATTCAATTTATAAAGGTTTTATAAGCGGAAAAATTAAAAAAGATAAAATTAATAATTCAATTGCTTATGGTCATATCGACAATATATCATTCGATGAAGAGTTAAATAAAGAGGAGATCCTAAAAAATGCCATTTCTAAAATGAAGGAATTTTTTGTTAATAACGAAGCTAAGGAGATCTTTCTAGATAGTAAAATTTGTAAGCAGATTGATTTTGTTGATTTTGGATTCGAAGAATATAATATCAGATATCGATTGAGACTGGATAATGATGCATAA
- a CDS encoding DJ-1/PfpI family protein translates to MKVSVVVLTLLFVSTIVAENVKALVILPKYFGLNTHLIREMMDSYGWEVTLTAVDSTVQPCNYSSSQGSNSYPVDIKISDITDVTVYDCVVVASSSWLVVGSTAYMDLKNSPECLELIHNANEAGLVVSATCAGMRVLAAADVINGKHVTGKAGNGNIFLNEVLAAGGIYDGQNILPVVDGNIVTSTRGQFYNEQIFNALVNALENSRNLRKGK, encoded by the coding sequence ATGAAAGTAAGTGTAGTAGTATTAACTCTGTTGTTTGTTTCAACAATAGTGGCAGAGAATGTTAAAGCTTTGGTAATTCTTCCGAAGTATTTTGGATTAAACACTCATCTTATACGTGAGATGATGGATAGTTATGGATGGGAAGTAACTTTAACAGCTGTAGATAGTACCGTTCAGCCATGTAACTACAGTTCAAGTCAGGGGAGCAACTCTTATCCTGTAGATATAAAGATCTCAGATATAACAGATGTTACGGTTTATGATTGTGTTGTAGTTGCTTCAAGTAGTTGGTTAGTGGTAGGAAGTACAGCCTATATGGATCTTAAAAATTCACCAGAATGTCTTGAACTTATTCACAATGCAAATGAAGCTGGTTTAGTAGTTTCAGCAACATGTGCAGGAATGAGAGTACTTGCAGCAGCAGATGTAATCAATGGAAAGCACGTAACAGGCAAAGCTGGAAATGGAAATATATTTCTAAATGAGGTTTTGGCTGCTGGTGGTATCTATGATGGACAAAATATTTTACCAGTTGTCGATGGAAATATTGTTACTTCTACTAGAGGTCAATTCTACAACGAGCAAATTTTCAATGCTTTAGTAAATGCACTTGAAAATAGTCGAAACTTAAGGAAAGGAAAGTAA
- a CDS encoding cupin domain-containing protein gives MKPKIFQYKPESEFYTEEQCYITELSNSELDDELSIALARVEPGITTKWHRLIGTTERYIILEGKGIVEIGNLTAQVVNARDVVIIPPGCRQRITNTGSEDLVFYALCTPRFKPQAYEDID, from the coding sequence ATGAAACCAAAAATTTTTCAATATAAACCAGAATCAGAGTTCTACACTGAAGAACAATGTTACATCACAGAACTTTCAAATTCTGAACTAGACGATGAATTATCGATTGCTTTGGCCAGAGTCGAACCTGGAATTACAACTAAATGGCATCGGTTGATTGGCACAACCGAGAGATATATCATCCTTGAAGGGAAAGGCATTGTAGAGATCGGCAATTTAACAGCACAGGTTGTTAATGCAAGAGATGTTGTAATTATTCCTCCCGGATGTCGACAACGAATTACAAACACAGGCTCTGAAGACTTAGTTTTCTATGCATTGTGTACTCCAAGGTTCAAACCTCAGGCTTATGAAGACATAGATTAA
- a CDS encoding T9SS type A sorting domain-containing protein: MLKSIIFLILLVKYFAVADNFIWSKTFGTELSDGARDIVITDDNNFLMIGYSYNPNDLKTDLSLIKTDEDGNQLWLKKHEIDGWIFGNSVVNDISNEGFTISGRIIDRSLGSSFNLFIAHFDHEGNYDWLYQFGGEKNDFAEKIIKTSDNNYLVTGTTESFGQGEGDLWLLKFDTYGDTLWTKTFGSPSSDLGYCTTEFNGFYYSTGSTAKFDTPGNSSGNNKEVAVFKTDLNGNLVSENAYWVMGSGQIDYDTGYSICSLSDGNLCISGSTSKEGVDPMDIGVIKIDTDLNLIWKRNKEIGSFYDYGYTVCEATEDGILVAGSYNHPLNCTTDGYVLKYDLEGNEVYNVTLGGEGSDSFRSIKHITDNQFIITGFTNSFGNGAYDFWLVKYEDNPVKIYENLPNTNKLKQNYPNPFNPETNLRFELERTEMVRLSVFNDSGSEIDIIYSGIATKGSHTFTWLNKDISSGVYFCCLKSESNVEFKKMILMK, translated from the coding sequence ATGCTGAAGTCTATAATATTTTTAATTTTACTTGTTAAATATTTTGCCGTAGCTGATAACTTTATATGGAGTAAAACATTTGGTACTGAATTATCAGATGGAGCAAGAGATATCGTTATTACTGATGATAACAATTTCTTGATGATTGGTTATAGCTATAACCCTAATGACTTAAAGACAGATTTAAGCTTAATCAAAACTGATGAAGATGGTAATCAGTTATGGCTAAAAAAACATGAAATCGATGGGTGGATATTCGGAAACTCAGTAGTTAATGATATCTCAAATGAAGGTTTTACAATATCTGGCAGAATTATTGATAGAAGCTTAGGAAGTTCATTTAATCTTTTTATTGCTCATTTTGATCATGAAGGAAATTATGATTGGCTTTATCAATTTGGTGGCGAGAAAAACGATTTCGCAGAAAAAATTATCAAAACCAGTGATAATAATTATCTAGTTACTGGAACCACAGAATCATTTGGTCAAGGAGAGGGCGATCTATGGTTGTTAAAATTCGACACATATGGAGATACATTATGGACTAAAACTTTTGGAAGTCCAAGTTCTGATCTAGGATATTGTACTACTGAATTTAATGGGTTCTATTATTCAACAGGGTCTACTGCAAAGTTTGATACACCAGGAAATTCATCTGGAAACAATAAAGAAGTAGCAGTTTTTAAAACAGATCTGAATGGTAATCTTGTTTCTGAAAATGCTTACTGGGTTATGGGAAGTGGTCAGATAGACTATGATACTGGTTATTCCATTTGTTCATTATCTGATGGTAATTTATGCATAAGTGGTTCTACTTCAAAAGAAGGTGTGGATCCTATGGATATTGGCGTAATTAAAATTGATACAGATTTGAATCTCATATGGAAAAGAAATAAAGAAATAGGTAGTTTTTACGATTATGGTTATACTGTATGTGAAGCCACTGAAGATGGAATTTTAGTTGCTGGAAGTTATAACCATCCATTAAATTGCACAACTGATGGATATGTTCTTAAATACGATCTTGAAGGTAATGAAGTATACAATGTCACTCTAGGAGGTGAAGGTAGCGATAGTTTCAGATCAATAAAACACATCACAGATAATCAATTTATCATCACAGGATTTACTAATAGTTTTGGTAATGGAGCATATGATTTTTGGCTGGTGAAATATGAAGATAATCCTGTTAAGATATATGAAAACCTTCCAAATACTAATAAATTAAAACAAAATTATCCGAATCCGTTTAATCCTGAGACAAATCTAAGATTTGAACTGGAAAGAACAGAAATGGTCAGACTATCAGTTTTTAATGATTCAGGAAGCGAAATTGATATCATCTATTCTGGTATAGCTACAAAAGGTTCTCATACTTTTACTTGGCTCAACAAGGATATTTCTAGCGGAGTATATTTTTGTTGCTTAAAATCAGAGTCAAATGTTGAGTTTAAGAAGATGATTTTAATGAAATGA